The Salinibacterium sp. M195 genome includes a window with the following:
- a CDS encoding MoxR family ATPase: MPVTQEQATWFADAFQKLISNVDKAIVGKDHVIRLVLTALISDGHVLLEDFPGTGKTVLAKALANTLDGTTSRIQFTPDLLPSDVTGVQIFDQSKGKFEFHYGPIFASIVLADEINRASPKTQSALLEVMEEGVVTIDGEGHPVGAPFLVIATQNPVEQAGTYKLPEAQLDRFLIKTTLGYPDSKTAVSLLMDSGTRARASLVSPIIKPESIVAMAGLAAEVFVDESVMTYLNHIVEATRKDRDVVLGVSMRGAMALARAIKTWAITQGRTYATPDDVRDLAVAVLAHRVILDPESEFAGVVAEDVINRILVDIEPPAYRAS; this comes from the coding sequence ATGCCCGTAACGCAAGAACAAGCGACCTGGTTCGCTGACGCTTTTCAGAAACTCATTTCGAATGTCGACAAGGCAATCGTGGGAAAAGACCACGTCATTCGTCTGGTGTTGACCGCACTGATTTCGGACGGCCATGTGCTGCTGGAGGATTTCCCGGGAACGGGAAAGACGGTTCTCGCCAAAGCTCTCGCGAACACTCTCGACGGCACGACCTCGCGCATCCAGTTCACTCCTGACCTGTTGCCATCCGATGTCACCGGCGTACAGATTTTCGACCAGTCGAAGGGCAAGTTTGAGTTTCACTACGGCCCCATTTTCGCGTCGATCGTGCTTGCCGACGAGATCAACCGGGCCAGCCCCAAGACTCAGAGTGCCCTGCTCGAGGTAATGGAGGAGGGCGTCGTCACGATCGATGGTGAAGGCCACCCTGTCGGCGCACCATTCCTCGTTATCGCAACTCAAAACCCGGTCGAGCAAGCGGGAACGTACAAGCTTCCCGAAGCCCAACTGGATCGCTTTCTCATCAAAACCACGCTCGGCTATCCCGACAGCAAGACCGCGGTCTCGCTGCTCATGGACTCGGGCACCCGCGCCAGAGCATCACTGGTGTCACCCATCATCAAGCCAGAGTCAATTGTGGCAATGGCCGGCCTCGCTGCTGAAGTGTTCGTTGACGAGTCAGTAATGACGTATCTCAATCACATCGTGGAAGCTACCCGCAAGGACCGCGACGTCGTGCTTGGGGTGAGCATGCGTGGCGCGATGGCATTGGCGCGGGCGATCAAGACGTGGGCAATCACGCAGGGGCGCACGTATGCGACTCCCGATGATGTGCGGGATTTGGCTGTAGCGGTGCTCGCTCATCGCGTCATTCTCGACCCTGAATCTGAGTTCGCTGGAGTAGTAGCCGAAGACGTCATCAATCGCATTCTGGTCGACATCGAGCCACCCGCGTACCGCGCTTCCTAA
- a CDS encoding Ig-like domain-containing protein, whose protein sequence is MKLSVGTARNRKTIASVVALSLVVGVPLTVAALHPGYPVSDVDLTASDVWVTNGEQLLGGRLNRQIDELNGSVIASSAQFDVLQDGNTLFMSDPVSHRVESVDPATTEVTSAIDVPPDAAVSFGGTNLTVVSPDGDLWIVPAVGDLQFNYISAPPLLELGPGGQATVTRDGVVIAVSPAHKSIYRVATIADEPVAADFPAVGEFQIAATGDSAVVFDQSTNELVTEAGKVYPLTKQGLRLQQSSAESDFAVVATADSLQRINLGNGEIADVDADIQNPVDDDTSVSAPVALDGCAHGAWASAQRYVLACADGDPQTQAISELTQGNVLEFRVNKSVIALNNLTNGNVWLLDDNMRLVENWDDVTPPEDVESEEEGDEKSSIQSFEDTLAERTDTNRLPVASDDEYGVRPSRTTVFTVLDNDTDADGDVLVVSAYDRVAESTGRLDLIDGGRALQFTPVSDFVGSIAFNYTINDGRGGTDQARVTATVVPEGRNELPYSVREAGISVEANQTVSYNVLADWKDPDGDDLYLIAASPKSGDLVRFTPDGFITFTHKTSELGEKEVSFLVSDGSKTPAQGELIVTVEPPGTLNPVGTPDFATAFETETVVIEPLLNDLSPSGAPLALVAMDEASDGAVASFNSDRGEITFSSSSAGIFYLTYTLSAGSNTSVGLVRIDVMPTPGSTELPPVAVKDTAYLRGDEPTTVSVLSNDVSPSGNILAVQSIDVDPALTAKGLVVELLESTLIRVTSPAALTKQVNFTYTISDGLGTATAGVTVVPVPALTKHQPPVAVDDSARVRAGDIITLDVLDNDFHPDDSPMALDAELVTAPTAGVAFISQDNLRFQAPTKPGLYTVDYRVIDPFGETAAATASFTVTPLDLEANQDPTPLTLVARVLAGGEIRVDIPLNTVDPDGDSTDLLRFPTNPTLGAVTEFGTDYFYYEASPGVAGTDSFSYEVLDAFGATGVAEIKIAIIPEPDELRDPIAVPDSVEIRPGRTAQVDLSANDSDPQGAPIAVESELIDVPDGVSAEVVGKKFLLIEAPETEQSFSIRYRLTNDRGGSAVSYVLVKVTPDAPIFPPVADDLTIVKKDIAGKKSITVDLFDGFAFNPAGVTEDLVVALEGPNAESGLLREINGQVEVTPGPNRQAITYSVTNELDGLSARAFILVPAAVDENFDEPPIIDPDLPTQYVSMNETREWKLSDIVVAPSGRDVWIPNDKTVSAVQGDGSSNYVDDKTITFTPAKDYRGPAALNFTVTDGASKNDPAGISANLRLNIVVGDPEFKDTPPEFTTPSPSVEVGETTTIDLRDSTAHPNPAILREVKYSNLTGASNGLDAKLSGSELSLNVPRSTPKGTTITLAVMLRWDKFEVPGTINVTVVGSTRPLAVAVSDELEMQRGDGAITLNPLTNDSNPYLSTGEALTVVDAQVQNTGEPADVTFTANSITISPDPALKSGEIEVVYTISDATEDVDRNVNGTVTLVVSDIPDQVQKPTRDAGSAVGGDKSATWRFVAPATNGKPISAYEVRTTPAVGNLPADCQAGAPCTISGLQNGTSYTFAARAINEHGPGEWSPTSDQITPYGTPAAPTVTASVQSPWAPSGRVSASWPAVGGTGGTTTYYWTSSNGQSGSTTGTSATTSASLAAGNYTFTVYAQNTGGKRGSDGTSNSAQVQNQTVPGQVTGVSGTVTKSTTAGTIRWSWNASTGGAAVTDNLIYTWTVNGVSNTTTATSAVSSGLPAASSYSVSVVASNNAGTGSAGTASAGPIVTPPPPATVSLCFVFDGWSPGVHRYGVVWSGQSSGQHTAGITDSSGVVRGIRSASGSDYTLMTGAWKSWNRVAGNSDGQFVTRAVFDGVLTPEVTVQSIPAC, encoded by the coding sequence GTGAAGTTGTCTGTCGGAACTGCGCGCAATCGCAAAACCATCGCGTCTGTCGTCGCGCTCTCGCTTGTCGTCGGGGTTCCGCTGACGGTAGCCGCGCTACATCCCGGCTATCCCGTGTCAGATGTCGACCTCACCGCGTCAGACGTGTGGGTCACTAACGGTGAGCAACTTCTTGGCGGCCGTCTCAATCGTCAGATCGACGAACTCAACGGTTCCGTGATTGCGTCGAGCGCGCAATTCGATGTCTTGCAAGACGGCAACACCCTCTTTATGAGTGATCCTGTGTCACATCGTGTCGAGTCGGTAGACCCGGCTACGACGGAAGTTACCTCGGCGATCGATGTGCCCCCGGATGCCGCTGTGTCATTCGGCGGAACCAATCTCACTGTTGTTTCTCCCGATGGCGATCTGTGGATCGTTCCGGCTGTCGGAGATCTGCAGTTCAACTACATCTCAGCACCTCCGCTGCTCGAGCTCGGCCCTGGTGGCCAAGCAACAGTCACTCGCGATGGCGTGGTGATTGCGGTGTCGCCCGCACACAAGTCTATTTATCGGGTTGCGACCATCGCCGACGAGCCAGTCGCCGCTGATTTTCCCGCCGTGGGAGAGTTTCAGATCGCCGCTACCGGTGATTCAGCTGTCGTCTTCGACCAGTCCACAAACGAACTTGTCACAGAAGCTGGCAAGGTTTATCCCCTCACCAAGCAGGGCCTGCGCTTGCAGCAGTCCAGCGCAGAATCAGATTTCGCGGTTGTTGCCACCGCCGATTCGCTTCAGCGCATCAATCTGGGCAACGGAGAAATCGCCGATGTGGATGCCGACATCCAGAATCCGGTCGATGATGACACCAGCGTTTCTGCGCCCGTAGCGCTCGACGGCTGTGCGCACGGCGCGTGGGCGTCGGCACAGCGCTACGTACTCGCTTGCGCGGACGGCGATCCTCAAACTCAGGCTATTAGTGAGCTGACTCAGGGCAACGTGCTGGAATTTCGCGTAAACAAGTCAGTAATCGCTCTCAATAACCTGACTAACGGCAATGTGTGGTTGCTCGACGACAACATGCGGCTCGTCGAAAATTGGGACGACGTCACTCCGCCCGAAGATGTGGAATCTGAAGAGGAAGGCGACGAGAAGTCGTCGATTCAGTCATTCGAAGACACCCTCGCCGAGCGCACAGACACGAACCGCCTTCCTGTCGCGTCCGACGACGAATACGGTGTTCGCCCAAGCCGCACCACGGTGTTCACCGTGCTCGACAACGACACAGACGCAGACGGTGACGTACTCGTTGTCTCGGCGTACGACCGTGTTGCGGAATCGACCGGGCGACTCGACCTGATTGACGGGGGTCGCGCGCTCCAGTTCACGCCCGTGAGCGATTTTGTGGGCTCAATCGCCTTCAACTACACGATTAACGATGGCCGAGGCGGCACGGATCAGGCTCGCGTCACCGCAACGGTTGTTCCAGAAGGCCGCAACGAGCTCCCGTACAGCGTTCGCGAAGCGGGAATCAGCGTCGAAGCAAATCAGACCGTCAGCTACAACGTGCTTGCTGATTGGAAAGATCCCGACGGTGACGATCTGTATCTGATTGCGGCGTCGCCCAAATCCGGCGACCTGGTGAGGTTCACGCCAGACGGTTTCATCACCTTCACCCACAAGACGTCTGAACTCGGTGAGAAAGAGGTTTCTTTCTTAGTATCTGATGGCAGCAAGACGCCTGCTCAGGGCGAACTGATCGTGACTGTCGAACCGCCGGGAACGCTCAATCCGGTGGGCACCCCCGACTTCGCAACGGCGTTCGAAACTGAGACCGTTGTCATCGAGCCGTTGCTCAATGACTTATCTCCTTCGGGAGCGCCCCTTGCCTTGGTAGCAATGGATGAGGCAAGCGATGGCGCTGTCGCATCGTTCAACAGCGATCGCGGCGAGATTACTTTTAGCTCCTCATCCGCCGGAATTTTCTACCTCACGTACACGCTGAGCGCTGGCTCCAATACGAGCGTTGGGCTGGTTCGTATTGATGTGATGCCCACGCCAGGCTCGACAGAGCTTCCGCCCGTTGCGGTGAAAGACACCGCGTATTTGCGTGGTGACGAACCAACTACCGTGTCGGTACTGTCGAACGATGTGAGTCCGAGCGGCAATATCTTGGCCGTGCAGTCAATCGATGTGGATCCGGCGCTTACCGCGAAGGGGCTCGTCGTCGAGCTCTTGGAGAGCACGCTCATCCGCGTGACTTCTCCGGCAGCCCTCACCAAACAGGTCAACTTCACGTACACAATTTCGGATGGCCTTGGCACGGCAACGGCTGGTGTCACGGTGGTTCCTGTGCCGGCTCTCACTAAGCACCAGCCGCCGGTGGCAGTGGATGACTCCGCCCGCGTGCGTGCTGGCGACATCATCACGCTGGATGTTCTCGATAATGACTTCCACCCGGATGACAGCCCCATGGCACTCGACGCAGAATTGGTGACAGCACCAACGGCGGGTGTGGCTTTTATTAGCCAAGACAATTTGCGCTTTCAGGCGCCGACAAAGCCGGGGCTGTACACGGTCGATTACCGGGTCATTGATCCTTTCGGCGAGACGGCGGCGGCGACTGCCAGCTTTACGGTGACCCCGCTCGATCTCGAGGCTAACCAGGATCCGACTCCATTAACGCTGGTGGCGCGAGTGCTTGCCGGTGGCGAGATTCGGGTTGACATTCCGCTCAACACGGTTGATCCCGATGGTGATTCCACTGACCTGTTGAGGTTCCCCACTAACCCGACCCTCGGGGCGGTAACGGAGTTCGGAACCGACTACTTCTATTACGAGGCTTCTCCGGGAGTCGCCGGCACTGACTCGTTCAGCTACGAAGTGCTCGACGCGTTTGGTGCTACGGGCGTCGCTGAGATCAAGATCGCAATCATTCCTGAGCCGGATGAGCTGCGCGACCCTATCGCGGTTCCCGACAGCGTCGAGATTCGGCCAGGCCGCACGGCTCAGGTCGACCTTTCCGCGAATGACTCTGACCCGCAGGGTGCACCTATTGCGGTCGAATCTGAGCTCATTGACGTTCCGGATGGCGTTTCTGCTGAAGTAGTTGGCAAGAAGTTCCTGCTCATCGAAGCACCGGAGACGGAGCAGTCTTTTTCGATCCGTTACCGCCTGACGAACGACAGGGGCGGTTCTGCGGTGAGCTATGTGCTGGTCAAAGTGACCCCGGATGCTCCGATCTTCCCGCCAGTGGCTGACGACCTCACCATTGTGAAGAAGGATATCGCCGGGAAGAAGTCGATAACCGTTGACCTCTTCGATGGGTTTGCTTTCAACCCGGCGGGCGTCACGGAAGATCTCGTGGTTGCGCTGGAGGGACCCAATGCTGAGTCGGGTCTGCTCCGTGAGATAAACGGCCAGGTTGAGGTCACACCTGGTCCGAATCGGCAAGCAATCACGTATAGCGTGACGAACGAACTTGATGGGCTGAGCGCCCGTGCATTCATTCTGGTGCCGGCCGCGGTCGATGAGAACTTCGATGAGCCACCCATCATCGACCCTGATTTGCCCACGCAATATGTGAGCATGAACGAAACTCGAGAGTGGAAACTTTCGGATATTGTCGTGGCTCCTTCGGGGCGCGATGTGTGGATTCCGAATGACAAGACCGTGAGCGCTGTTCAAGGTGACGGGTCGTCTAACTATGTCGACGACAAGACCATTACGTTCACCCCGGCAAAGGACTATCGCGGTCCGGCCGCCCTTAACTTCACGGTGACAGATGGCGCTTCGAAGAATGATCCCGCCGGAATCTCGGCAAATCTCCGCCTGAACATCGTCGTCGGAGACCCCGAATTCAAAGACACTCCTCCGGAGTTCACAACGCCGAGTCCGAGCGTTGAGGTGGGAGAAACCACCACGATTGATTTGCGTGATTCGACCGCGCACCCCAACCCCGCCATTCTCCGGGAGGTCAAGTACTCAAACCTCACGGGGGCTAGCAACGGTCTTGACGCCAAGCTCAGTGGTTCAGAACTGAGCCTGAATGTTCCGCGCTCTACGCCGAAGGGCACCACGATCACTCTCGCGGTCATGCTGCGGTGGGATAAGTTCGAGGTTCCTGGCACTATCAACGTGACGGTGGTTGGGTCAACGCGACCGCTTGCTGTTGCGGTGTCCGACGAGCTGGAGATGCAGCGTGGCGATGGAGCTATTACGCTCAATCCGTTGACGAATGACTCCAACCCGTATCTGTCGACGGGGGAGGCCTTGACAGTTGTTGACGCCCAAGTGCAGAACACGGGTGAACCGGCCGATGTCACGTTCACGGCTAATTCGATCACAATTAGCCCAGATCCTGCTCTTAAAAGTGGTGAGATCGAAGTCGTTTATACGATTTCGGATGCTACTGAAGACGTCGACCGAAACGTCAACGGAACGGTCACGCTCGTCGTGAGTGACATCCCGGATCAGGTGCAAAAGCCCACTCGGGATGCGGGCTCTGCGGTCGGCGGCGATAAGTCTGCGACGTGGCGCTTCGTGGCTCCAGCCACCAACGGAAAACCCATTTCAGCGTACGAAGTGCGCACGACTCCTGCGGTCGGCAACCTTCCGGCTGATTGCCAAGCTGGGGCGCCGTGCACCATCTCGGGGCTTCAGAATGGAACGTCGTACACCTTCGCGGCGCGTGCGATCAACGAGCATGGGCCAGGGGAGTGGTCGCCCACAAGCGACCAGATCACTCCGTATGGAACGCCTGCGGCGCCGACAGTGACCGCATCAGTGCAGAGCCCGTGGGCTCCGAGCGGCCGTGTGTCTGCATCGTGGCCTGCCGTTGGCGGTACTGGCGGCACCACTACTTACTACTGGACTTCGAGCAACGGTCAGTCTGGTAGCACGACCGGCACCAGCGCAACGACCTCCGCCAGTCTCGCGGCCGGCAATTACACCTTTACCGTGTACGCGCAGAACACTGGCGGCAAGCGTGGCTCTGACGGCACTTCGAACTCTGCCCAGGTGCAGAACCAGACCGTACCCGGGCAAGTTACTGGAGTCTCCGGAACGGTGACGAAGAGCACCACAGCTGGCACGATCCGCTGGTCGTGGAACGCTTCGACAGGAGGCGCAGCGGTCACCGATAACCTCATTTACACCTGGACGGTAAATGGCGTGAGCAATACGACCACTGCTACGAGTGCGGTCAGCTCAGGACTACCAGCGGCGTCCTCATACTCGGTGAGCGTCGTAGCGAGCAACAATGCGGGCACCGGATCCGCGGGAACCGCCTCGGCTGGGCCGATTGTTACGCCGCCGCCTCCGGCAACCGTGTCGCTCTGCTTCGTCTTCGACGGGTGGTCTCCGGGTGTGCACCGATACGGCGTCGTGTGGAGCGGGCAAAGTTCGGGGCAACATACCGCAGGAATAACTGATTCGTCAGGCGTTGTTCGCGGGATACGTTCTGCTTCTGGATCCGACTACACGCTGATGACCGGTGCGTGGAAGAGCTGGAACCGTGTCGCGGGTAACTCCGACGGCCAATTCGTCACCCGCGCGGTCTTTGACGGCGTTCTCACCCCCGAAGTGACTGTGCAAAGCATCCCGGCCTGCTAG
- a CDS encoding DUF58 domain-containing protein produces the protein MTTDSSVVPETRAPEAPRRAMTGPAAGAARGAFERARESGARVMRGSAAVVAPVMRAVASTVGPVVKVVTPMGWLVLVLAVIALALSVIFGWQEFTFLGTVLLAAMLVSTAFLFGRASYGVVVELNPRRVVVGDRALGRMVVTNTGTKALPPTRMELPVGKGVAEFQLPAMKPKAEHEELFAVPTAKRAVIVAGPAESVRGDQIGLLRRALTWADAVDLFVHPRTVRLIPSAAGLVRDLEGQISNKITNNDIAFHALRPYVPGDDRRYVHWRTSARIGQLMVRQFQETRRSQLTIVHTSRSDLYASEAEFELALSVTASIAAQVIRDGTQMNVVSDEGVWRTQTVTSMLDASCRIEPSTNEFGSVRAFVRERTRRLPAPSVVMMVAGSRMSTADFRSVQALFGQDTSQVAFHVVEGAEPTISAVAGLTVVTIGDLKDLSKLVRGLGG, from the coding sequence ATGACTACTGACTCTTCTGTGGTGCCTGAAACTCGGGCACCTGAAGCGCCCCGCCGAGCAATGACGGGGCCAGCCGCTGGTGCTGCACGCGGAGCGTTCGAGCGCGCCCGGGAGTCAGGTGCTCGTGTCATGCGCGGGAGTGCTGCCGTCGTCGCTCCGGTTATGCGGGCGGTTGCTTCAACCGTGGGCCCTGTTGTGAAGGTTGTCACCCCGATGGGCTGGCTAGTGCTGGTGTTGGCCGTTATCGCCCTAGCGCTGAGTGTGATCTTTGGGTGGCAGGAATTCACTTTCTTAGGCACAGTATTGCTGGCGGCGATGCTCGTGAGCACCGCGTTCTTGTTTGGCCGCGCCTCGTATGGTGTCGTTGTCGAATTGAATCCTCGTCGGGTTGTGGTTGGCGATCGTGCGCTAGGGCGCATGGTTGTCACGAACACGGGGACGAAGGCGCTGCCTCCTACTCGCATGGAATTGCCTGTGGGCAAGGGCGTAGCCGAGTTTCAACTGCCAGCCATGAAACCCAAAGCGGAGCACGAAGAATTGTTTGCGGTCCCGACCGCCAAGAGGGCCGTCATCGTTGCCGGTCCGGCAGAGTCCGTGCGCGGAGACCAGATTGGGTTGCTACGCCGAGCGTTGACCTGGGCGGATGCCGTTGACCTGTTCGTGCATCCCCGCACTGTTCGCCTCATTCCTTCTGCTGCCGGTTTGGTGCGTGACCTCGAAGGTCAAATTTCGAACAAAATCACCAACAATGACATCGCATTTCACGCGCTTCGGCCTTATGTTCCGGGAGATGATCGCCGCTATGTGCACTGGCGCACATCGGCACGTATCGGTCAGCTCATGGTGCGGCAATTTCAGGAGACACGTCGTTCGCAATTGACCATTGTCCACACATCCCGCAGCGATTTATACGCTTCGGAAGCGGAATTCGAACTAGCGCTCTCGGTGACGGCGTCGATCGCGGCGCAGGTTATCCGGGATGGAACCCAGATGAATGTGGTGAGCGACGAGGGCGTGTGGCGTACGCAGACGGTGACATCCATGTTGGATGCGTCGTGCCGGATCGAACCCAGCACCAATGAGTTTGGTTCTGTGCGCGCTTTTGTTCGCGAGCGCACCCGTCGCTTGCCCGCTCCCAGCGTTGTCATGATGGTGGCCGGCTCACGCATGAGCACGGCAGATTTCCGCAGCGTGCAGGCGCTGTTCGGGCAAGACACCAGCCAGGTGGCTTTCCATGTTGTCGAGGGTGCTGAACCCACCATCTCAGCGGTCGCTGGACTCACTGTCGTGACGATCGGAGACCTTAAGGATCTGTCGAAACTCGTGAGGGGGTTGGGCGGATGA
- a CDS encoding FHA domain-containing protein has translation MTYLYAPPVDTAWSAVVGEQQIILVDSLDVSLLDTLWAKRSLGVQAAVETLSARGLSATPAFAIVEWTADDDNRPGARVIVRGPVSITLGTPAGTETVSGVRVSTWAERYCDDVVDCVVIVDNATTADQLPIVEGVVRAAQLSCSQVAAASTPIAAVASVSASAPTAAPVPAAVPEPAPVPVSAPAAEPSAPFSEVTIVDRPADIDDESIQDVASSIEVEDNSSGYDYLFGETVVRDISTAAAGQDVGDDESLAGQENATSVVEDLIGKVPTSASASDAAAAVDPEGDHDGMTIMTSDLADLRAARSKERTEAPPAPEQQKLYLQMSTGARESLTQPILIGRAPTVSKVSSGALPRLVTIPGDKDISRNHVQIVVEGGTAVVTDLHSRNGTHVALPGRPSQRLRAGEPTTIIVGTVIDLGGEVTLTVGEDA, from the coding sequence ATGACGTACCTCTATGCCCCGCCCGTTGACACCGCGTGGTCTGCTGTTGTCGGCGAGCAGCAGATTATCCTGGTCGACTCTCTCGACGTGAGCCTGCTCGACACATTGTGGGCCAAGCGGTCTCTCGGCGTGCAGGCTGCAGTAGAAACGCTCAGCGCTCGCGGACTCTCAGCCACCCCAGCGTTTGCCATCGTCGAGTGGACAGCGGATGACGACAACCGACCTGGCGCACGGGTGATTGTTCGGGGGCCGGTCAGCATCACCTTGGGCACTCCGGCTGGCACGGAAACTGTTAGTGGCGTTCGGGTGAGTACCTGGGCGGAACGTTACTGCGACGACGTAGTCGACTGCGTCGTCATTGTCGACAACGCCACTACGGCAGACCAGCTTCCCATCGTTGAGGGCGTGGTGCGCGCGGCGCAGTTGAGCTGCTCGCAAGTTGCGGCGGCGAGCACACCGATAGCAGCGGTTGCCTCGGTGTCTGCGTCTGCGCCGACTGCGGCACCTGTACCGGCTGCTGTGCCTGAACCTGCACCCGTACCGGTTTCTGCGCCAGCTGCCGAGCCCTCGGCACCGTTTTCTGAGGTAACTATCGTCGACCGCCCCGCAGACATTGACGACGAGTCGATTCAGGATGTCGCCTCATCGATCGAGGTGGAGGACAACTCCAGCGGGTACGACTACTTGTTCGGCGAGACCGTCGTGCGAGATATTTCCACGGCCGCTGCGGGGCAGGATGTCGGAGATGATGAATCGCTAGCGGGGCAAGAAAACGCGACCTCGGTGGTAGAAGACCTGATCGGTAAGGTGCCGACATCCGCCTCCGCCTCCGATGCAGCTGCTGCCGTCGACCCGGAAGGCGACCACGATGGCATGACGATCATGACGAGTGATTTGGCAGACCTTCGCGCCGCACGATCGAAGGAGCGCACCGAAGCGCCGCCCGCTCCTGAACAACAGAAGCTTTACCTGCAGATGTCAACGGGCGCGCGGGAGTCGCTGACGCAGCCGATCTTGATCGGGAGAGCGCCGACAGTGAGCAAAGTGTCCAGTGGAGCATTGCCGAGACTCGTGACGATTCCCGGAGATAAAGACATTTCTCGAAACCATGTGCAAATCGTGGTCGAAGGGGGAACAGCGGTGGTCACTGACTTGCATTCCCGAAACGGAACACACGTCGCATTGCCGGGTCGACCGTCCCAACGTTTGCGTGCCGGCGAACCGACGACCATTATTGTGGGCACCGTCATCGACCTTGGCGGAGAAGTCACGCTCACTGTCGGCGAGGATGCGTGA
- a CDS encoding serine/threonine-protein kinase, whose product MRRTAATPPELPGYTFVKLLGSGGFSDVFLYDQHLPRRRVAVKVLLTEDLAPATRASFVAEANLMAQLSAHPYIVSIFHADVASDDRPYFVMEYCSGPSLAERYKSAPLPVTDVLRVGIRVSGAVATAHTAGILHRDIKPANVLTNDYGWPALTDFGISSALDDEIPLHTSSRAPVVEESGSTTGASIGMSVPWSPPEMFEDDPNPDVRADVFSLAATLYTLLAGHTPFEVRGRSNGALDLIGRIERGLITPLTRDDVPSSMLAVLRKGMASRRDDRFASALDFARALQRVELELGYAPTTVDVPNLAVDQVAHGNPDDDDDATRARSVSTIQAQPAPAAPQARKNPDAAAARADSADETQVRGAPQQVAQPASAGSAAALPAAAVPDVGETVVRPRQTAGNAASTVATSALVDEESETERRPRRPVLGLVIGGIAVAVAAAVTIAVVVSNPVSTEEPEVTAPTSAPTSAVVESVPTPVLLSSSESQGSVIFSIDKPALQEGDRIIWKRVGRASEPVKQSEDGIITVDGYVASTTLCIDVRIVRSGVESANPLEACFPE is encoded by the coding sequence ATGCGCCGCACAGCAGCCACTCCACCCGAGTTGCCCGGTTACACGTTCGTTAAGCTGCTCGGCTCGGGCGGCTTCAGCGACGTTTTTCTCTACGACCAGCACCTTCCTCGGCGTCGCGTGGCTGTAAAAGTATTGTTGACCGAAGACTTGGCGCCAGCGACGAGAGCGTCATTCGTCGCTGAGGCTAACCTCATGGCCCAGCTCTCGGCGCACCCTTACATCGTCTCGATATTTCACGCGGATGTTGCTTCCGATGACCGCCCCTATTTCGTTATGGAATACTGCTCGGGCCCTAGCCTCGCCGAGCGCTACAAGAGCGCCCCGCTGCCGGTTACTGATGTGCTCCGTGTGGGTATTCGAGTCAGTGGGGCGGTGGCGACCGCCCACACGGCAGGAATTCTGCACCGTGACATCAAGCCTGCCAACGTGCTCACCAACGACTACGGGTGGCCCGCGCTTACCGACTTTGGAATTTCGTCTGCGCTCGACGACGAGATCCCGCTGCATACCAGCTCTCGTGCCCCCGTCGTCGAAGAGAGCGGATCAACGACGGGTGCGTCGATTGGTATGTCCGTTCCGTGGTCGCCGCCGGAAATGTTCGAAGACGACCCGAATCCGGATGTTCGCGCCGATGTTTTCTCTCTCGCCGCTACGCTCTACACTCTTCTCGCCGGTCACACACCGTTCGAGGTGCGTGGTCGCTCCAACGGTGCTCTCGATCTCATCGGTCGTATCGAGCGAGGGCTGATTACACCTCTGACCCGCGACGATGTGCCCTCGAGCATGCTCGCCGTTCTGCGCAAAGGAATGGCCTCGCGCCGGGATGATCGCTTTGCCAGCGCACTCGATTTTGCTCGAGCCTTGCAGCGAGTCGAACTGGAGCTGGGTTATGCCCCGACAACGGTCGATGTGCCGAATCTCGCTGTCGATCAGGTTGCTCACGGGAACCCTGACGACGACGATGACGCCACACGCGCACGCAGCGTCTCCACGATTCAAGCCCAGCCTGCGCCCGCCGCACCGCAAGCCCGGAAAAACCCCGATGCTGCTGCGGCCCGCGCCGACAGCGCCGATGAAACCCAAGTTCGTGGTGCTCCGCAGCAAGTGGCTCAACCGGCATCAGCCGGTTCAGCGGCGGCGCTGCCCGCTGCAGCCGTGCCAGATGTGGGTGAAACCGTTGTGCGACCTCGGCAAACCGCAGGCAACGCTGCGAGCACTGTGGCGACATCCGCTCTGGTTGACGAAGAGTCCGAAACCGAACGGCGGCCTCGACGCCCGGTGCTCGGATTGGTGATTGGTGGCATTGCGGTTGCGGTTGCGGCAGCAGTCACGATCGCCGTCGTCGTATCGAACCCGGTTTCCACCGAGGAGCCAGAAGTCACTGCGCCCACAAGCGCCCCGACATCTGCCGTAGTGGAAAGTGTGCCCACTCCGGTGCTGCTCTCGTCATCCGAGAGTCAAGGCTCTGTGATTTTCTCGATCGATAAGCCCGCGCTGCAGGAGGGCGATCGCATCATCTGGAAACGAGTGGGTCGCGCGAGTGAGCCAGTCAAGCAGTCTGAAGACGGCATCATCACCGTAGACGGCTACGTCGCATCGACAACGTTGTGCATTGACGTTCGTATCGTGCGGTCGGGCGTTGAATCGGCGAACCCCTTGGAAGCGTGCTTTCCCGAATGA